The following are encoded together in the Pontibacter liquoris genome:
- a CDS encoding outer membrane beta-barrel protein, with protein sequence MSSAANDKRGPLEEEFWRRMHDAEATPSPDLWARIDHDLTVQENAVYKRRMVLYRQLAAACFVLFVLAGSLFVYHFSKEEQQQALAAVQLPAATPAVNDPAPAVASLAVPAGAETALPESIENEPASMGADYPAKPEKRAGARVKIVSQPDVILAAAPETISQTAFTIDLPADQVSLESIAARHGRSFGTHASPDENSTGSKARTAFASLQPFYQTARQAIAAVPASADTRHILNSPAAQQLLRNPSVAQMAAGAVQELHTILSAEARQHKNQQDALVLALNGDKNAKKGASDSDSRWTVGMAYAPSYFDQNIGIPNQVMSTASMRSFTQGGPSVNAFATQSLNEAREEYEDNTDPGFSYSFDAKVGFKLGRKWKLLSGIGYLQNTARTKSSYIIRQFLNKPQSNEQVALDPSTVLLTVLDNKQPTDSISVSKTDNYNVNYRYRHLTLPVGLQYQGRLAKDWYWYAASGVAANFLLQTTVMASSNEVSDVNFGSGDDSPFRKVQLSGNVSAGVGKRLSNAISVSVGPEFRGYFNTLLAEPDNTLAPQGKPYTIGLNMAVNYELGSGRK encoded by the coding sequence ATGTCATCAGCAGCTAACGATAAGCGAGGACCACTGGAAGAAGAGTTCTGGCGCCGGATGCACGACGCTGAGGCCACTCCGTCGCCGGACCTGTGGGCACGTATAGACCACGACCTGACCGTGCAGGAAAATGCAGTGTACAAGCGCCGCATGGTCTTGTACCGGCAATTGGCAGCCGCCTGTTTTGTATTATTTGTATTGGCCGGCTCCCTGTTCGTGTATCATTTCAGCAAAGAGGAGCAGCAGCAAGCCCTGGCCGCAGTTCAGTTGCCGGCAGCAACGCCGGCAGTAAATGATCCGGCCCCGGCCGTGGCTTCCCTGGCAGTCCCGGCTGGCGCAGAAACCGCCTTGCCGGAAAGCATCGAAAATGAACCCGCTAGTATGGGGGCCGATTACCCGGCAAAACCGGAGAAAAGGGCAGGTGCTCGTGTTAAAATAGTATCCCAGCCAGACGTTATACTTGCTGCCGCCCCGGAAACCATCTCCCAAACCGCTTTCACCATTGATCTGCCGGCCGACCAGGTGAGCCTGGAAAGTATAGCTGCCCGGCACGGACGCAGCTTTGGAACCCATGCCAGCCCGGACGAAAACAGTACCGGAAGCAAAGCCCGCACAGCTTTTGCCTCGTTGCAGCCATTTTACCAGACCGCCCGGCAGGCAATAGCAGCCGTGCCAGCTTCTGCCGATACCCGGCATATCCTCAACTCGCCGGCGGCGCAGCAATTGCTGCGCAACCCGTCAGTGGCACAAATGGCAGCGGGTGCGGTGCAGGAGCTCCATACGATCTTATCTGCAGAGGCCCGCCAGCACAAGAACCAACAGGATGCGCTGGTGTTAGCGCTGAACGGAGACAAGAATGCTAAAAAAGGAGCTTCCGACAGCGATAGCCGCTGGACAGTGGGAATGGCCTATGCGCCTAGCTACTTCGACCAGAACATCGGCATTCCGAACCAGGTGATGAGCACGGCAAGTATGAGAAGCTTTACACAAGGTGGCCCTTCTGTAAACGCCTTTGCCACCCAAAGCCTGAATGAGGCGCGGGAAGAATACGAAGACAACACAGACCCGGGCTTTTCCTATTCGTTTGATGCCAAAGTCGGCTTTAAGCTGGGGCGGAAATGGAAACTGCTTTCCGGCATCGGGTATTTGCAGAACACGGCCCGTACCAAATCGAGCTACATTATCCGGCAGTTCCTGAACAAGCCGCAAAGCAACGAGCAGGTAGCCCTGGATCCCTCTACCGTTTTACTGACGGTCCTTGATAATAAACAGCCAACCGATTCGATCAGCGTTTCCAAAACCGATAATTACAACGTCAACTACCGTTACCGCCACCTCACGCTGCCAGTTGGGCTGCAATACCAGGGGCGCCTGGCAAAAGACTGGTACTGGTATGCTGCCAGCGGCGTAGCGGCCAACTTCCTGCTGCAAACTACTGTGATGGCTTCCAGCAACGAAGTGAGTGATGTGAACTTTGGCAGCGGCGACGATTCACCCTTCCGCAAGGTGCAGCTCTCGGGCAATGTGTCGGCGGGC
- a CDS encoding RNA polymerase sigma factor, which yields MKLFSKPKSDEDKLIEGCIAGKRDMQRLLYDLYAKKMMAVCLRYAPTTFEAEDMMQDAFIKVYAHLQNFKRDCPLEFWIRRIMVNTALKHLRSKQLLTVSHEAEEVASISSDTYSLSGYSMEELVSVIQSLAPRYRMVFNLYAVEGYNHKEIGEMLGISEGTSKSQYSRARAILQGMLTRQEETYKENVISS from the coding sequence TTGAAGCTTTTTTCCAAACCAAAGTCAGACGAGGATAAACTCATTGAGGGGTGCATCGCAGGCAAGCGCGACATGCAACGGCTCCTTTATGACCTTTATGCTAAAAAGATGATGGCCGTATGCCTGCGCTATGCCCCAACCACCTTCGAAGCGGAAGATATGATGCAGGATGCGTTCATTAAAGTATACGCGCATCTTCAGAACTTTAAACGCGATTGCCCGCTCGAGTTCTGGATACGCAGGATCATGGTGAACACCGCCCTGAAACACCTGCGCAGCAAACAACTGCTCACTGTCTCGCACGAAGCCGAAGAGGTGGCCAGCATCTCTTCCGACACCTATAGCCTGTCAGGTTATTCGATGGAGGAGCTGGTGAGCGTGATTCAGAGCCTTGCCCCCCGCTACCGGATGGTGTTTAACCTGTATGCGGTGGAAGGATACAATCACAAGGAAATTGGCGAAATGCTCGGAATCTCCGAGGGTACATCCAAATCACAATACTCGCGCGCCAGAGCCATCTTGCAAGGCATGTTGACGCGCCAGGAAGAAACCTATAAAGAAAATGTCATCAGCAGCTAA
- a CDS encoding YkvA family protein, translated as MAQLHTLKQKAQELNIEIYTLYLASRDSRVKWYVRLLLALAIGYGISPIDLVPDLTPVFGFLDDVVIVTLGVSVCYQLLSRHVIGQARLQAYEVLHEAGGSTAAAHRVIGYTWVLMASLLLILGYKLLFMHLQ; from the coding sequence ATGGCACAGCTACACACCCTCAAGCAAAAAGCCCAGGAGTTAAATATTGAGATCTATACCCTTTACCTGGCCTCCCGCGACAGCCGCGTGAAATGGTATGTGCGCTTGCTGCTGGCGCTGGCCATCGGGTATGGCATCAGCCCCATAGACCTGGTGCCGGACCTGACGCCGGTATTCGGCTTTCTGGATGATGTGGTGATTGTGACGCTGGGGGTGAGCGTATGTTACCAGCTGCTCTCCCGGCACGTGATAGGGCAGGCGCGGTTGCAGGCCTACGAAGTGCTGCACGAAGCGGGCGGGAGCACGGCTGCTGCCCACCGCGTGATTGGCTATACCTGGGTGCTGATGGCGTCGCTGCTGCTCATCCTTGGCTACAAGCTTTTATTTATGCACCTGCAATAA
- a CDS encoding shikimate dehydrogenase family protein, giving the protein MRKFGLIGKKLGHSFSKKYFTEKFAREQITDAGYELYELAEISELKALLAREPELLGLNVTVPYKEQVLPLLDELDAAAARIGAVNTLKISQGCLKGYNTDYSGFKSTLEEFCPVAQQGRALVFGTGGAAKAVTAALDSLGIPYTSVSRQAGAQELPYEALTPALLQEYRLLINTTPLGMHPQEDACPPLPYNSLTSSHFAYDLVYNPEQTLFLQKCAAAGAKTTNGLEMLYRQAAAAWQIWANQV; this is encoded by the coding sequence ATGCGCAAATTCGGACTTATAGGTAAAAAGCTGGGGCACTCCTTTTCGAAGAAGTATTTCACCGAGAAATTTGCCCGCGAGCAGATCACGGACGCCGGCTACGAGCTGTATGAATTAGCAGAAATAAGCGAGTTGAAGGCGCTGTTGGCCCGGGAACCCGAGCTACTTGGGCTGAACGTTACCGTGCCTTACAAAGAGCAGGTGCTGCCCCTGCTCGACGAACTGGACGCCGCTGCCGCCCGTATTGGTGCCGTAAACACCCTGAAAATAAGCCAGGGATGCCTGAAGGGCTACAACACGGATTATAGTGGCTTTAAAAGTACGCTGGAGGAGTTTTGCCCGGTGGCGCAGCAGGGCCGGGCGCTCGTGTTTGGCACAGGAGGCGCAGCCAAAGCCGTTACGGCCGCGCTGGACAGCCTGGGCATTCCGTATACTTCGGTGTCAAGGCAGGCGGGGGCGCAGGAGCTGCCTTACGAGGCGCTCACTCCGGCGCTGCTGCAGGAGTACCGGCTGCTCATCAACACCACCCCGCTTGGCATGCACCCGCAGGAAGACGCTTGCCCACCGCTGCCCTATAATAGTCTAACAAGCAGCCACTTTGCTTACGATTTAGTGTACAATCCGGAGCAAACCCTGTTTTTGCAGAAATGCGCGGCCGCAGGGGCCAAAACAACCAATGGGCTGGAAATGCTCTACCGGCAGGCGGCGGCGGCCTGGCAGATATGGGCAAATCAGGTATAA
- a CDS encoding phosphosulfolactate synthase — protein MNYTLNSLPSREAKPRDRGFTMAMDKGLSIRETEDFLEVAGEYVDIVKLGWATSFVTPNLKRKLDIYREAGIPTYFGGTLFEAFIVRNQFDEYRRVLDQYQMTFAEVSDGSIELDHGKKCEYIQTLSEQVTVLSEVGSKDAEKIIPPYMWIKLMQEELEAGAWKVIGEAREGGNVGLFRSTGEVRSGLVDEILTKIPFEKIIWEAPIKAQQVWFIKLLGANVNLGNIAPSEIIPLETIRLGLRGDTFWHFLKEENPDLKGC, from the coding sequence ATGAACTATACGCTGAATAGCCTGCCCAGCCGTGAGGCGAAGCCCCGTGACAGAGGCTTTACCATGGCCATGGACAAAGGCCTGAGCATCCGCGAAACGGAGGACTTCCTGGAAGTTGCCGGCGAGTATGTCGACATTGTTAAACTAGGCTGGGCCACTTCCTTTGTCACCCCTAACCTCAAAAGGAAACTGGATATCTACCGCGAAGCCGGCATTCCCACGTATTTCGGGGGTACCTTGTTCGAGGCCTTTATCGTGCGCAACCAGTTTGACGAATACCGCCGCGTGCTGGACCAGTACCAGATGACCTTTGCCGAAGTATCGGACGGCTCCATAGAGCTGGACCACGGCAAAAAGTGCGAGTATATCCAGACGCTTTCCGAGCAGGTTACTGTGCTGTCGGAGGTTGGTTCAAAAGACGCCGAGAAGATCATCCCGCCATACATGTGGATCAAGCTGATGCAGGAAGAGCTGGAAGCTGGTGCCTGGAAAGTGATCGGCGAGGCGCGTGAAGGTGGTAATGTGGGCTTGTTCCGGTCTACCGGCGAAGTCCGCAGCGGCCTGGTGGATGAGATCCTGACCAAGATCCCGTTTGAAAAGATTATCTGGGAAGCGCCCATCAAAGCGCAGCAGGTATGGTTTATCAAGCTGCTTGGCGCCAATGTGAACCTGGGCAACATCGCCCCTTCGGAGATCATTCCCCTGGAGACGATCCGGCTGGGGCTGCGCGGCGATACGTTCTGGCACTTCCTGAAAGAAGAAAATCCTGACCTGAAGGGCTGCTAA
- a CDS encoding tetratricopeptide repeat protein encodes MKDNFEEHSEELELIQRFEQMLGSNETVFFDLTDFEFIIDHYTAGFEYKKALAACDSAIAQYPFSTELQIDKAQLLAMSGSFEEAMGMIDKVAEVEPANPDVQLTRGIIFTQRGEYRDAIDHFKKAMAYDAERDDIYFNIGLAYQSWGKFSSAIKYYKKCIVLNVENEAAMQEIVYCMEVTNTLREHLPFFQEFVDNDPYSYVAWFNLGNVLNKIGTYDKAIAAYEYATLIKPDFITAYNNMANAYVFLGEYTKAIEHFNAMLEQGSPSAEVYCNIGECYEKLSQWDLSRRYYQKSVDLDPEMDEAWFGIGVILDAQNKWHEAVHFFKKAVELYDDSAEYWMALAAAEYQVGHVVSALDSYERAAEIQPNDKNIYLNWSIILFEQGNFEEATDIILNAIELQPNEAELYYRACAYMLSAGKYREAYNYLENALILDFDKHKLLFEFFPELESQRALARLIDQYRK; translated from the coding sequence ATGAAAGATAACTTTGAAGAACACAGCGAGGAGCTGGAATTGATACAGCGTTTCGAGCAGATGCTCGGAAGCAATGAAACGGTGTTTTTTGACCTGACAGATTTTGAATTTATTATAGACCACTATACGGCCGGCTTCGAGTATAAGAAGGCGCTGGCCGCCTGCGATTCTGCCATTGCGCAGTACCCTTTTTCCACGGAGCTGCAGATAGACAAGGCGCAGCTGCTGGCCATGTCGGGCAGTTTTGAAGAGGCCATGGGCATGATCGACAAAGTAGCCGAAGTGGAGCCCGCCAACCCCGATGTGCAGCTTACGCGCGGCATCATCTTTACGCAACGCGGCGAATACCGCGATGCCATCGATCATTTTAAAAAGGCCATGGCCTACGATGCGGAGCGCGACGATATTTACTTTAATATCGGGCTGGCGTATCAAAGCTGGGGCAAGTTCAGTTCGGCCATCAAGTACTATAAAAAATGTATTGTGCTGAACGTGGAGAACGAAGCGGCGATGCAGGAAATCGTGTATTGCATGGAGGTGACCAACACCCTGCGCGAGCACCTGCCGTTTTTCCAGGAGTTTGTAGACAACGACCCATACTCGTATGTGGCCTGGTTTAACCTGGGCAACGTGCTCAACAAGATCGGTACCTACGACAAAGCCATTGCCGCTTACGAATACGCCACCCTCATCAAACCTGATTTTATTACCGCCTACAACAACATGGCCAACGCCTATGTGTTTCTGGGGGAGTATACCAAAGCCATCGAGCATTTTAATGCCATGCTGGAGCAGGGCTCGCCGTCGGCAGAAGTATACTGCAATATTGGCGAGTGTTATGAGAAACTGAGCCAATGGGACCTCTCGCGCCGGTATTACCAGAAGTCCGTGGACCTGGACCCGGAGATGGATGAGGCCTGGTTTGGCATTGGCGTAATTCTGGATGCCCAGAACAAATGGCATGAGGCGGTGCACTTCTTTAAAAAAGCGGTAGAGCTTTACGACGACAGTGCCGAGTACTGGATGGCGCTGGCAGCGGCAGAGTACCAGGTCGGGCACGTGGTGTCGGCGCTGGACAGCTATGAGCGCGCCGCCGAAATCCAGCCCAACGACAAGAACATTTACCTCAACTGGTCCATTATTTTGTTTGAGCAGGGCAACTTTGAGGAGGCCACCGATATTATTTTAAATGCCATAGAACTGCAGCCAAACGAAGCAGAGCTATATTACAGGGCATGCGCGTACATGCTTTCGGCAGGAAAATACCGCGAAGCTTACAATTATTTGGAAAATGCGTTAATTTTGGACTTCGATAAGCATAAGCTGCTGTTTGAGTTCTTCCCGGAGCTGGAGTCGCAGCGCGCATTAGCCCGATTAATTGATCAGTACCGCAAATAA
- a CDS encoding NAD-dependent epimerase/dehydratase family protein, protein MVFVTGGSGLIGSFLIEALLEQGHAVKACYRNQVPALRSAAQVQWLEGDILDPAFLRNALAGVHYVFHCAGLVSYAPQDRELLKQVNVEGTANIVDACLEQQDIKLCHVSSIAAVGRPKNARVLTEESKWDAAAEHAAYASSKYLGELEVWRGVAEGLNAVIVNPSVVLGPADWNRSSTQLFKYVYNQNAFYTVGSANFVDVRDVVAAMLQLTFSDISGERFILNAGQMTYKEFFAQAAACLRRKAPSVRVPPWLAEAVWRLEHARSWLTGSRPLITKDTARVSAKSHLFSNEKVRKATGIAFRPLSETITWSCGQLLENISGDKVPQGLPD, encoded by the coding sequence ATGGTTTTTGTTACAGGAGGCAGCGGCCTTATCGGCAGCTTTTTAATTGAGGCGCTTCTGGAGCAAGGGCATGCCGTAAAAGCCTGTTACCGGAACCAGGTGCCGGCGCTGCGCAGTGCCGCGCAGGTGCAGTGGCTGGAGGGTGATATACTTGATCCGGCTTTCCTGCGCAACGCTCTGGCGGGTGTGCATTATGTTTTTCATTGTGCCGGGCTGGTGTCTTATGCGCCGCAGGACCGCGAACTGCTCAAACAGGTGAATGTGGAAGGTACCGCCAATATAGTGGATGCCTGCCTGGAGCAGCAGGACATTAAGCTATGCCACGTCAGCTCTATTGCCGCAGTAGGAAGGCCAAAAAATGCCCGTGTCCTGACAGAAGAAAGCAAATGGGATGCTGCCGCGGAGCACGCCGCTTATGCCAGCTCCAAATACCTGGGCGAACTGGAAGTATGGCGCGGTGTGGCCGAAGGGTTAAATGCTGTGATCGTAAACCCCTCGGTGGTGCTGGGCCCGGCCGACTGGAACCGGAGCAGCACGCAGCTGTTTAAGTATGTATACAATCAAAATGCCTTTTATACGGTTGGCAGCGCCAATTTTGTAGATGTACGCGATGTGGTGGCGGCCATGTTGCAACTCACATTCTCGGATATATCCGGAGAAAGGTTTATCTTAAATGCGGGACAGATGACCTACAAGGAGTTCTTTGCCCAGGCGGCTGCCTGCCTGCGCCGCAAGGCGCCTTCGGTGCGCGTGCCGCCCTGGCTGGCAGAGGCTGTATGGCGCCTGGAGCATGCCCGCTCGTGGCTGACCGGCAGCCGGCCGCTGATCACCAAAGATACGGCCCGCGTATCGGCCAAAAGCCACCTGTTCAGCAACGAAAAGGTACGAAAAGCCACGGGTATTGCCTTCCGGCCGCTCTCCGAAACCATTACCTGGAGCTGCGGCCAGCTGCTGGAAAATATTTCGGGCGACAAGGTGCCGCAGGGCCTGCCGGACTAA
- a CDS encoding tyrosine-protein phosphatase, which produces MIKFLQDLFGSSPVQQESLGAIGVDMHSHVLPGLDDGADSPERSLELITALKAMGYRKLIMTPHVMSDFYRNTPEGIRARLQLLQEAILEAGIEMELGCAAEYYLDEGLLDKLEKGEELLTFGDNYLLFETSFLNEPMNLREAIFQMQANGYQPVLAHPERYTYFYGKYEELAGLHDLGVLFQLNLNSLTGYYSPGAREVAERLIDEGLVDFLGSDTHSLRHIESLKKVLYSKHLTKALALPIRNSQL; this is translated from the coding sequence ATGATAAAGTTTTTGCAGGACCTATTTGGTAGCAGTCCGGTACAGCAGGAGTCGCTCGGCGCCATCGGCGTGGACATGCACTCGCATGTGCTGCCAGGCCTGGATGACGGGGCTGACAGCCCCGAACGCTCGCTGGAACTTATTACGGCGCTAAAGGCCATGGGCTACCGCAAACTGATCATGACGCCGCACGTGATGAGCGACTTTTACCGCAACACGCCCGAAGGCATACGCGCGCGGCTGCAACTGCTGCAGGAGGCCATACTTGAAGCCGGAATCGAAATGGAACTTGGCTGCGCCGCCGAATACTACCTGGACGAAGGCCTGCTGGATAAACTGGAGAAAGGGGAGGAACTGCTCACCTTTGGCGACAACTACCTGCTGTTCGAAACTTCGTTCCTGAACGAACCCATGAACCTGCGCGAGGCCATTTTCCAGATGCAGGCCAACGGCTACCAGCCCGTGCTGGCGCATCCGGAGCGCTATACCTATTTTTATGGCAAGTATGAGGAGCTGGCCGGCCTGCATGATCTTGGCGTACTTTTTCAGCTTAACCTCAACTCGCTCACGGGCTATTACTCGCCGGGGGCCAGAGAAGTAGCCGAGCGGCTGATAGACGAGGGGCTTGTCGACTTTCTGGGGTCCGACACGCACAGCCTCCGGCACATTGAATCCCTGAAGAAGGTACTCTACAGCAAACACCTGACCAAGGCGCTGGCACTGCCTATCCGCAACAGCCAGCTATAA
- a CDS encoding acyl-CoA dehydrogenase family protein translates to MELKQTENQRMIADMIRDFGAKHIKPKMREWDDSQEFPVDVFKQLGELGLMGVLVPAEYGGAGFGYLEYVTAIAELSKIDGSIGLSMAAHNSLCTGHILQFGNEEQKKKYLPKLATAEWIGAWGLTEPNTGSDAGNMRTVAVPDGDYWVINGAKNFITHGKSGNVAVVIVRTGQVGDSHGMSAFIIEKGTTGFNAGRKEDKLGMRASETTELIFQDCRVHQDQMLGNVGEGFIQAMKVLDGGRISIAALSLGIAQGAFEAALAYSQERQQFNQPISSYQGISFKLADMATEIEAASLLTYQAADMKNRGLNVNKESAMAKLYASEVAVRTANEAVQIFGGYGFTKDYPAEKYYRDAKLCTIGEGTSEIQKLVIARAILK, encoded by the coding sequence ATGGAATTAAAACAAACTGAAAACCAACGCATGATAGCGGACATGATCCGCGACTTTGGCGCCAAACATATTAAGCCTAAAATGCGCGAGTGGGACGACAGCCAGGAATTTCCGGTGGACGTGTTCAAGCAACTGGGCGAGCTGGGGCTGATGGGCGTACTGGTACCTGCCGAGTATGGCGGCGCAGGATTCGGTTACCTGGAGTACGTTACAGCCATAGCCGAGCTGTCCAAAATCGACGGCTCGATCGGGCTTTCGATGGCGGCACATAACTCGCTTTGCACCGGCCACATTCTGCAGTTTGGCAACGAGGAGCAGAAAAAGAAATACCTGCCAAAGCTGGCAACAGCCGAGTGGATCGGCGCCTGGGGCCTGACAGAGCCTAACACCGGTTCGGATGCGGGCAACATGCGCACGGTAGCCGTGCCCGACGGCGACTACTGGGTAATTAACGGGGCCAAGAACTTTATCACACATGGCAAGTCGGGCAATGTAGCGGTTGTGATTGTGCGCACCGGCCAAGTGGGTGACTCGCATGGCATGAGTGCTTTTATCATTGAAAAAGGCACAACGGGCTTTAACGCCGGCCGCAAAGAAGACAAACTGGGTATGCGCGCCTCCGAAACCACCGAGCTCATTTTCCAGGACTGCCGCGTGCACCAAGACCAGATGCTGGGCAATGTGGGCGAGGGCTTTATCCAGGCCATGAAAGTGCTGGATGGCGGGCGCATCTCTATTGCCGCGCTGTCGCTGGGCATTGCGCAGGGCGCTTTTGAGGCGGCCCTGGCCTACTCGCAGGAGCGGCAGCAGTTTAACCAGCCGATCTCCAGCTACCAGGGCATCTCCTTCAAACTGGCCGACATGGCTACCGAAATCGAGGCGGCCTCGCTGCTGACCTACCAGGCAGCCGATATGAAGAACCGTGGCCTGAACGTGAACAAGGAGTCGGCGATGGCCAAGCTGTATGCCTCGGAAGTAGCGGTGCGTACCGCAAACGAGGCCGTGCAGATATTTGGCGGCTACGGCTTTACCAAAGACTACCCTGCGGAGAAGTATTACCGCGATGCCAAACTGTGCACCATTGGTGAGGGAACAAGTGAGATACAAAAACTTGTTATAGCCAGAGCCATCCTTAAATAA
- the rpsU gene encoding 30S ribosomal protein S21 has product MIIVNVKDNESVDRALKRFKKKFERTGVLKELRARTFFEKPSVSKRKQKERAAYKQQMYANLNY; this is encoded by the coding sequence ATGATCATTGTAAACGTAAAAGATAACGAGTCTGTAGACCGCGCGTTAAAAAGATTTAAAAAGAAATTTGAAAGAACTGGTGTTCTGAAAGAGTTGAGAGCCAGAACGTTCTTCGAGAAGCCATCTGTATCTAAAAGAAAGCAGAAGGAGCGTGCCGCTTACAAGCAGCAGATGTACGCCAACCTAAACTACTAG
- a CDS encoding tyrosine-type recombinase/integrase yields MDLFFKYLQYEKRYSPHTLTSYHTDLGQFARYLQEVYQITDAAEADHTIIRSWLLTLVQQHIKPRSINRKIACLRSYYRFLLAQQRVPVNPMLRIKAPKASKKLPGFVPEEPFNTFLDSFSFEANFEGQRDRLILEFLYGTGIRLAELLHIEHTDIDTHAKTVRVLGKGNKERIVPLNDSLLESIAAYLEHKKSELPDNNSGKLLVTNKARPLYPKFVYRVVKKYISLVTTSEHNSPHVLRHSFATHLLNKGADLNAIKDLLGHASLAATQVYTHNSIEKLKLIFEKAHPKA; encoded by the coding sequence ATGGATCTGTTTTTTAAGTACCTTCAATACGAGAAGCGGTATAGCCCGCACACGCTTACCTCTTACCACACCGACCTGGGGCAGTTTGCCCGCTACCTGCAGGAGGTCTACCAAATTACGGATGCGGCCGAGGCCGACCACACTATCATCCGGTCGTGGCTGCTGACGCTGGTGCAGCAGCACATCAAACCCCGCTCCATTAATCGGAAAATTGCCTGCTTGCGCTCCTACTACCGCTTTTTACTGGCCCAGCAACGCGTGCCGGTAAACCCCATGCTGCGCATCAAGGCGCCCAAAGCCTCTAAAAAGCTTCCGGGCTTTGTGCCGGAAGAGCCTTTTAACACCTTTCTCGACAGTTTTTCTTTTGAAGCCAATTTTGAAGGCCAGCGCGACCGCCTGATCCTGGAATTTCTATATGGCACGGGCATTCGTCTGGCCGAGCTGCTCCACATCGAACACACGGATATCGACACGCATGCCAAAACCGTACGCGTGCTGGGCAAAGGCAACAAAGAACGTATTGTGCCACTTAACGACTCGCTGCTGGAAAGTATAGCGGCCTACCTGGAGCATAAGAAAAGCGAATTGCCTGATAACAATTCCGGAAAGCTGCTCGTTACTAATAAAGCTCGTCCCCTTTATCCAAAGTTCGTTTATCGCGTTGTAAAAAAGTACATCAGCTTGGTTACCACATCAGAACATAATAGTCCGCATGTGCTGCGACATTCTTTCGCAACCCACCTCCTCAACAAGGGCGCTGACCTGAACGCGATAAAGGATTTACTGGGGCATGCCAGTCTGGCGGCTACACAGGTATACACGCACAATTCCATCGAAAAGCTGAAACTCATTTTCGAAAAAGCGCATCCAAAAGCATAA
- the hpf gene encoding ribosome hibernation-promoting factor, HPF/YfiA family: MKLQMYSVNFDADEQLNSFIQQKVNKLETFYDRIVDGEVFLKNNNKDGIDNKTVEIRLFVPGSTLFSQEDAPSFEAAADAAVEGMRRQLKRHKQKQMTH; the protein is encoded by the coding sequence ATGAAGTTACAAATGTATTCCGTCAACTTTGACGCCGACGAGCAGCTGAATTCTTTTATCCAGCAGAAGGTGAATAAACTGGAAACGTTCTATGACAGGATAGTAGACGGAGAGGTGTTCCTGAAGAATAATAACAAAGACGGCATTGATAACAAGACCGTGGAGATCCGGTTATTTGTGCCGGGCAGTACGCTCTTTTCCCAGGAAGACGCCCCTTCGTTTGAGGCTGCCGCCGATGCTGCCGTTGAGGGAATGCGCCGCCAGCTGAAAAGGCACAAACAAAAGCAAATGACCCATTAG